In Firmicutes bacterium CAG:345, a single window of DNA contains:
- a CDS encoding uDP-N-acetylmuramoyl-L-alanyl-D-glutamate--2 6-diaminopimelate ligase 1 (product inferred by homology to UniProt), whose amino-acid sequence MDNAWRVKDVLSWLNINSEDDRYVSDLFINAEKCIKNSIFLAYKGKDYDGNNYIELAKRNGAIVIISDSNKGICCCDLKNKINYLANKFYDTKNIKLIGVTGTEGKSTTSYLVSKLYNNLNIKTLLITTTKDIKNSYYSPLTTPDSLTLYQAISYAKKNEYRQVVFECSSIGIAEKRLDNFHLDEILITRIDEDHLDYHKTRKNYQMTKINFAKNKAEKIYILNGNKKKNKFPKSKTICIKEKIKKCRYYFNKTVFIFDGEKYQTHLLLPFNMENLNLVLGYFKRQGFQNKAIKEALFYVLPLSGRMEKVSDNVFVDYAHTYESVKKVLKQCKKYFNKPLIVVIGAGGNRDKGKRKKYGKALKKYADIVILTEDNPRNEKTLDILNEIKGKNKFFIISSRYKAIDFAVNLYFAEKTVLILGKGDERTIEKNGIKYPFHDKMVVKECLLK is encoded by the coding sequence ATGGATAATGCTTGGAGAGTAAAAGATGTTTTAAGTTGGTTAAATATAAATAGCGAAGATGATAGATATGTTTCTGATCTTTTTATCAATGCTGAAAAATGCATAAAAAATTCTATATTTTTAGCATATAAAGGCAAAGATTATGATGGTAATAATTATATTGAATTAGCAAAAAGAAATGGGGCAATCGTTATTATTTCTGATAGCAATAAAGGAATATGTTGCTGTGATTTAAAAAATAAGATAAATTATCTGGCAAATAAGTTTTATGATACGAAAAATATAAAGTTAATAGGAGTAACTGGTACTGAAGGTAAATCGACAACAAGTTATTTGGTATCTAAACTTTACAATAATTTGAATATTAAAACTTTGTTGATCACAACGACTAAAGATATAAAAAATTCTTATTATTCTCCCTTGACCACACCGGACTCTTTAACTTTATATCAAGCGATTAGCTATGCTAAAAAAAATGAATATCGTCAAGTTGTTTTTGAATGTTCTTCGATTGGAATAGCTGAAAAAAGATTAGATAATTTTCATTTGGATGAAATTTTAATTACCAGAATTGATGAGGATCATTTGGATTATCATAAGACACGAAAAAATTATCAAATGACAAAAATTAATTTTGCTAAGAATAAAGCTGAAAAGATTTATATACTTAATGGTAATAAGAAGAAAAATAAATTTCCAAAAAGCAAAACTATATGTATAAAAGAAAAAATAAAAAAATGCCGTTATTATTTCAATAAAACTGTATTTATATTTGATGGTGAAAAATATCAAACACATTTATTGTTGCCGTTTAACATGGAAAATTTAAATTTAGTCTTGGGGTATTTTAAAAGGCAAGGTTTTCAAAACAAAGCGATAAAAGAGGCTTTATTTTATGTTTTACCTCTTTCTGGAAGAATGGAAAAAGTATCGGATAATGTTTTTGTTGATTATGCTCATACTTATGAATCGGTAAAAAAAGTTTTAAAACAGTGTAAAAAATATTTTAATAAGCCTTTGATTGTTGTTATTGGAGCTGGTGGAAACCGTGATAAAGGAAAGAGAAAAAAATATGGAAAAGCATTAAAAAAATATGCTGATATAGTAATCTTGACTGAAGATAATCCACGAAATGAAAAAACTTTAGATATTTTAAATGAAATAAAAGGTAAAAATAAATTTTTTATTATTTCTTCAAGATATAAAGCAATAGATTTTGCTGTCAACTTATATTTTGCTGAAAAAACAGTATTGATATTAGGGAAAGGCGATGAAAGAACTATTGAAAAAAATGGAATTAAATATCCTTTCCATGACAAAATGGTGGTGAAAGAATGTCTGTTGAAATAG
- a CDS encoding stage V sporulation protein D (product inferred by homology to UniProt), giving the protein MKTPSLFVHKRIKILFIIATIVLFCIGGKLVYTTIFAHAYISDKAMEMWERSFPIASKRGSILDCNGNDLVYNEPTMSVAVIPYQIKDKSVVSKKLSAILNVEEKRIFEKINKISSIVLLHPEGKKISYQDAEKIKKEELKGVYLVQDYKRIYPYKERLASLLGFTGIDGDGLAGIENYYNSYLKGKNGTLNYVSDAKGGFFQGIETHIVPPSTGFSLRLTLDSRIQDVLENAADIAMKKYSPEEIYMVAMDPNNGKILGIGNRPTYDNNNYQNYSSDIYNRVLPVFSSFEPGSTFKAITFASAINEKVIDIDKDTYYDKGYEIVKGRTIKSWKKGGHGLQTFLEVLQNSSNPGFVEISRRLGSERLYQYLVNFGVGNKTGVDIAGENKGIIFSKSNFDELNAAVSAFGQGIALTPIQLVTAFSATINGGNLLRPHILDAILNTNTGEEIYSYPLTIKNTVISKEASKTMRRALESVVSKGSGRRAFLEGYRVGGKTGTAQISENGVYLDGQYILSFIAAAPMNDPKVVVYFAMKKPKNCIQYGGTTVGPIIQEILSEILPLLNVKKDYSGIEKENTWMDVKTYKVPNFIGLEKSKVKSTHFKFVFNGEGNKVIDQLPKVGEKIEEGKTIWIMLGE; this is encoded by the coding sequence ATGAAAACTCCATCATTATTTGTTCATAAAAGAATTAAGATTTTATTTATTATTGCAACAATTGTTTTATTTTGTATAGGTGGAAAATTGGTTTATACAACAATTTTTGCTCATGCTTATATCAGCGATAAAGCGATGGAGATGTGGGAAAGATCTTTCCCCATTGCTAGTAAAAGGGGTTCGATTTTAGATTGCAACGGAAATGATTTAGTCTATAATGAACCGACTATGAGTGTTGCGGTTATACCATATCAAATAAAAGATAAATCTGTAGTCAGTAAAAAATTGAGTGCGATATTAAATGTTGAAGAGAAAAGAATATTCGAGAAAATCAATAAAATTTCTTCGATTGTTTTGCTTCATCCAGAAGGCAAAAAGATTTCTTATCAAGATGCAGAAAAAATAAAAAAAGAAGAGTTAAAAGGAGTTTATCTAGTTCAAGATTATAAAAGAATTTATCCGTATAAAGAGCGTTTGGCTTCATTATTAGGATTTACTGGAATTGACGGCGATGGTTTAGCTGGAATAGAAAACTATTATAATTCTTATTTAAAGGGAAAAAATGGAACATTAAATTATGTTTCTGATGCGAAAGGTGGCTTTTTTCAAGGTATTGAAACGCATATTGTTCCTCCGAGCACAGGGTTTAGTTTAAGATTGACTTTGGATAGTAGAATTCAGGATGTTTTAGAAAATGCAGCCGATATTGCAATGAAAAAATATAGTCCTGAAGAGATCTATATGGTAGCAATGGATCCTAATAATGGAAAAATATTAGGAATAGGGAATAGACCTACTTATGATAATAATAATTATCAAAATTATTCTAGTGATATATATAATCGTGTTTTGCCTGTTTTTTCATCATTTGAACCGGGATCAACTTTTAAAGCTATCACTTTTGCATCGGCTATCAATGAAAAAGTCATCGATATAGATAAAGATACTTATTATGATAAAGGATATGAAATAGTTAAAGGCAGAACCATAAAGTCTTGGAAAAAAGGAGGCCATGGCCTTCAGACTTTTTTGGAAGTTTTACAAAATTCTTCTAATCCGGGATTTGTAGAAATAAGTCGGAGATTAGGCAGTGAAAGATTATATCAGTATCTAGTTAATTTTGGAGTTGGAAATAAAACTGGAGTAGATATAGCTGGTGAAAATAAGGGTATTATTTTTTCTAAAAGCAATTTTGATGAATTAAATGCTGCGGTTTCCGCATTTGGCCAAGGAATAGCATTAACTCCTATTCAATTGGTTACGGCTTTTAGCGCTACGATAAATGGTGGCAATTTATTACGTCCTCATATTTTGGATGCTATTTTAAACACAAATACTGGAGAAGAAATTTATAGCTATCCTTTGACTATAAAAAACACAGTAATCAGTAAAGAAGCTTCAAAAACGATGAGAAGAGCTCTGGAATCTGTTGTAAGCAAAGGTTCAGGGCGCAGAGCTTTTCTTGAAGGATATCGTGTTGGTGGGAAGACAGGGACCGCCCAGATTTCTGAAAATGGTGTTTACCTGGATGGACAATATATTTTAAGTTTTATCGCCGCTGCACCGATGAACGATCCAAAAGTTGTTGTTTATTTTGCAATGAAAAAACCAAAAAATTGCATTCAATATGGTGGAACGACGGTTGGGCCGATAATTCAAGAAATACTATCTGAAATCTTACCATTATTAAATGTGAAAAAAGATTATTCAGGAATTGAAAAAGAAAATACTTGGATGGATGTAAAGACATATAAAGTTCCTAATTTTATCGGCCTTGAAAAAAGTAAGGTGAAATCAACGCATTTTAAATTTGTTTTTAATGGTGAAGGAAATAAAGTTATTGATCAACTGCCGAAAGTTGGAGAAAAAATAGAAGAAGGAAAAACGATATGGATAATGCTTGGAGAGTAA
- a CDS encoding unknown (no significant homology to UniProt) — MKRKVKFLIPVVAGLILVGCKQNVSSSSSSSSKPSSSSISVPVVSSSTKSNTDVGLVDLGVDFSEVERGLPLPNIGENWTTEFTYTYDKAIVLKKKTDFIMTPPFVTTKSLSVKITGFLEKGTTADNKLTVSVQGIDKTGKVITEETINASKITGTIENPTEISFLLANPSGKIGAIKIGLKETGRATNFGITKLQITSK, encoded by the coding sequence ATGAAAAGAAAGGTTAAATTTTTAATTCCTGTTGTGGCTGGGCTTATTCTTGTCGGGTGTAAGCAAAATGTGTCTTCGTCATCGTCTTCTTCTAGTAAACCATCAAGTTCTTCTATTAGTGTTCCGGTAGTTTCTTCTAGTACAAAAAGTAATACTGATGTCGGACTTGTCGATTTAGGTGTTGATTTCTCTGAGGTTGAACGTGGTCTTCCACTTCCAAATATTGGAGAGAATTGGACTACGGAATTTACATATACCTATGATAAAGCAATTGTTCTAAAGAAAAAGACTGACTTTATTATGACACCGCCTTTTGTTACTACAAAATCATTATCTGTTAAAATTACTGGATTCCTTGAAAAAGGAACTACCGCAGATAATAAATTAACTGTTTCAGTTCAAGGCATTGATAAAACTGGAAAAGTTATCACTGAAGAAACAATTAATGCTTCTAAGATTACTGGAACTATAGAAAACCCGACAGAAATATCTTTCTTATTAGCTAATCCTAGCGGGAAAATAGGAGCTATTAAGATAGGATTAAAAGAAACTGGTAGAGCGACAAATTTTGGAATTACTAAATTACAAATTACATCGAAATAG
- a CDS encoding single-stranded-DNA-specific exonuclease recJ (product inferred by homology to UniProt): MISVNMNNQLLSDLLNYYNFTEDDYAAFQKLGSINDIPNPFERAASFVNLIDYIKKAIAEKKKFVIYGDYDVDGITSTTIMVKTLKKLGAKVGYFIPSRYKEGYGLNSSRIEEFAKKNYDIIIAVDNGITKVSEVEKAKELGMETIIIDHHEAQSKLPDAKFIFQQFLSNYVDYNISAAFLCMLVSFGLLGYYDEYIVTLAGIAAISDLMPLKNANVALVRMALKNINKYHYKSIMSLVNDKNNVDLHNLSFEIIPILNSAGRIKQGLEVNNAVKLLLTEDDILIKIYSEKFKEYNQERKDLVANGFDLASIDQDKRIIIYQSSLPTGISGLLASRLLSLFDKPVIVYSQDPITKNYTASMRCPKGYNLVTCLENFEDYFVDFGGHSKAAGFTITEKYLDAFLSKIPDVLICSSEEEKAKTIKIDINTFNMEDYNLIESFEPFGVEHDRPLFEITIDKKCLKPSLKNPTHLFYQVNKNLKICFFNGKKEVEGDGDICLLGYFNKNTFFKNSLNIDFMVEEAIK; this comes from the coding sequence ATGATTTCCGTTAATATGAATAATCAATTATTATCGGATCTATTAAACTATTATAATTTTACTGAAGATGATTACGCGGCTTTTCAAAAGTTAGGTAGTATTAATGATATACCTAACCCCTTTGAAAGGGCCGCTTCTTTTGTAAATTTAATAGATTATATTAAAAAAGCTATTGCTGAAAAAAAGAAATTTGTAATCTATGGTGACTATGATGTTGATGGTATTACTTCAACAACTATCATGGTTAAAACATTAAAGAAATTAGGAGCTAAGGTAGGATACTTTATTCCTTCTCGTTACAAAGAAGGATATGGTCTAAATAGTTCTAGAATTGAAGAGTTTGCTAAGAAAAATTATGATATTATCATCGCGGTTGATAATGGGATAACTAAGGTTTCGGAAGTTGAAAAAGCTAAAGAATTAGGGATGGAAACTATTATAATTGATCATCATGAAGCGCAATCAAAACTTCCTGATGCTAAATTTATTTTCCAACAATTCTTATCAAATTATGTTGACTATAACATTTCCGCAGCTTTTTTGTGCATGCTTGTCAGCTTTGGATTACTTGGATATTATGATGAATATATTGTTACATTAGCTGGTATTGCTGCTATAAGTGATTTAATGCCTTTAAAAAATGCTAATGTTGCTCTTGTTAGAATGGCTTTAAAAAATATCAATAAGTATCATTATAAAAGTATAATGTCACTTGTAAATGATAAGAATAACGTTGACCTTCATAATCTTAGTTTTGAGATTATTCCAATTTTAAATTCAGCTGGCAGAATTAAACAAGGCTTAGAAGTCAATAATGCTGTTAAACTACTTTTAACTGAAGATGATATTTTAATTAAAATATATTCAGAGAAGTTTAAAGAATATAATCAAGAAAGAAAAGATTTGGTAGCTAATGGCTTTGATTTAGCTTCTATTGATCAGGATAAAAGAATAATTATCTATCAATCATCTCTACCAACAGGTATTAGTGGTCTTTTAGCTAGCAGGCTTTTATCTTTATTCGATAAACCAGTCATTGTTTATTCTCAAGATCCAATAACAAAGAATTATACTGCTAGTATGCGTTGTCCTAAAGGATATAATTTAGTTACATGTCTAGAAAATTTTGAAGATTACTTCGTTGATTTTGGCGGTCATTCTAAAGCCGCAGGTTTTACAATAACTGAAAAATATCTCGATGCTTTTTTAAGTAAAATTCCAGATGTTTTAATTTGTTCTTCTGAAGAAGAAAAAGCTAAAACTATCAAAATAGATATTAATACTTTTAATATGGAAGATTATAACTTAATTGAAAGTTTTGAGCCGTTTGGAGTTGAACATGATAGACCTTTATTTGAAATTACTATTGATAAAAAATGCTTGAAACCTTCTTTAAAAAATCCTACGCATTTATTTTATCAAGTGAATAAAAACTTAAAAATTTGTTTCTTCAATGGAAAGAAAGAAGTTGAAGGAGATGGAGATATTTGTCTTTTAGGTTATTTTAATAAAAACACTTTCTTTAAAAACTCTTTGAACATTGATTTTATGGTTGAAGAAGCTATAAAGTAA
- a CDS encoding bifunctional preprotein translocase subunit SecD/SecF (product inferred by homology to UniProt) translates to MRRIWAFIVMVASLVLGVLFCGQPIAEHLTYSSEFANGVELVYSLSRREGGREINPSTIGDKVMERLDKADIKNAHVEVVGEGDNAELRVNFTHRNLNEIELVKKQIKATGELTILVPTNEGDYYLTGTEFFDSDSPLTLTYVGSNAYPGFKIKSKAVADSFARHFPDNSSSSDSESSSTTVYIFQDFNPDTDSYDAAFGENVQQAVKDKVIASIAWEGNYMESSNVLYTTADENGSAFTIASANAYVNAYNSSDYGVDIQYLYQDSTSASLGTNVKDFTFIAIGVLMLLIVVCWISFYGLSGFAGSLAMIFSSALTLMLATFLGFEYAPASIMALIVSILLFTFNSQIAQEKIKGELKKGRSIAKATSEGLRKCLFFTLDTSLVTFVIALFTFIIGKSSIKTFGGVLLIGSLVSFLINYFVYRTLMYFLSTSSLAQKNNLGLKIKNYSEKKYALPVEKRKKNNKIYGIIGGALAVASCALLVTTNFTTGMFKLADGYEDSGRVAIKVSSYEADYYQEEEDFLKFVVTSVGEVNSTYADFEYDDFFFERDTLKDDDGIEYYQIYASFKIDSSLAQDEDFINSFERVNEAITLEDSEASILIAPAKVVNSEHDVSYLLLVVGLSVAFASAFFLLRYGIYVFLTYLLSGTIIGATSIGLFSALMLPMTPFVVFGLLAITAITSIIFVALFDRNRENNKLLGKKITFEGRVSSMEESLAFALPNSIALAGNTLVGSILVILCTSISSLMSSYLILTIGVVLGTAYIIAFAPSFYLFVRAHIKYKSIDFSKLFMKFKRKKKAVVVNENEPHETIVMGLNDFR, encoded by the coding sequence ATGCGACGTATTTGGGCGTTTATTGTAATGGTTGCATCTTTGGTATTGGGCGTGTTATTTTGCGGTCAACCGATAGCCGAACATTTAACTTATTCATCTGAATTCGCTAATGGTGTTGAATTAGTCTATAGTCTTTCAAGAAGAGAAGGTGGACGTGAAATCAACCCTTCAACAATTGGCGATAAAGTTATGGAAAGACTTGACAAAGCTGATATAAAAAATGCACATGTCGAGGTTGTTGGTGAAGGAGATAATGCTGAATTAAGAGTTAATTTCACTCATCGTAACTTAAATGAAATTGAATTAGTTAAAAAGCAAATTAAAGCTACTGGTGAATTAACAATTTTAGTTCCAACTAATGAAGGTGATTATTATTTGACTGGTACAGAATTCTTCGATTCTGATTCTCCACTCACTTTAACTTATGTCGGCAGTAATGCTTATCCTGGTTTTAAGATAAAATCTAAGGCTGTTGCTGATAGTTTTGCTCGTCATTTCCCAGATAATTCTTCTTCTAGTGATAGCGAATCTAGTTCTACAACTGTATATATTTTCCAAGATTTTAATCCTGATACTGATTCCTATGATGCTGCATTTGGTGAAAACGTACAGCAAGCAGTTAAAGATAAAGTTATAGCTTCTATAGCTTGGGAAGGCAATTATATGGAAAGCAGTAATGTTTTATATACTACTGCTGATGAAAATGGCTCTGCTTTTACTATCGCTTCTGCTAATGCTTATGTTAATGCTTATAATTCATCCGATTATGGTGTTGATATTCAATATTTATATCAAGATAGTACAAGTGCTTCCTTAGGAACAAATGTCAAAGATTTTACATTTATTGCTATAGGTGTTTTAATGCTCCTTATAGTTGTTTGTTGGATCAGTTTCTACGGACTTAGTGGTTTTGCCGGATCATTAGCAATGATTTTCTCATCCGCTTTAACATTAATGCTTGCTACTTTCTTAGGATTTGAATATGCTCCAGCTTCAATTATGGCTCTTATTGTTTCTATATTGCTCTTTACCTTTAATTCTCAAATTGCTCAAGAAAAGATTAAAGGTGAATTGAAAAAAGGACGTTCTATTGCTAAAGCTACTTCTGAAGGTTTAAGAAAATGTTTGTTCTTCACTTTAGATACAAGCTTAGTAACATTTGTCATTGCTTTATTTACATTTATTATTGGCAAGAGTTCAATTAAAACCTTCGGTGGTGTTTTACTTATTGGTTCCCTTGTCAGTTTCTTAATCAATTATTTTGTCTATCGTACATTGATGTATTTCTTATCTACTTCTTCATTGGCACAAAAGAATAATTTAGGATTAAAAATTAAGAATTATTCTGAAAAGAAATATGCTCTTCCAGTTGAAAAGAGAAAGAAAAATAATAAAATTTATGGAATTATCGGTGGCGCATTAGCTGTTGCTTCTTGTGCTTTATTAGTTACTACTAATTTCACAACAGGAATGTTCAAATTAGCAGATGGATATGAAGATTCTGGCCGTGTTGCTATTAAGGTTTCCTCTTATGAAGCTGATTATTATCAAGAGGAAGAAGATTTCCTTAAATTTGTTGTCACTTCAGTTGGTGAAGTAAATAGTACATATGCTGACTTTGAATATGATGATTTCTTCTTTGAAAGAGATACTCTTAAAGATGATGATGGAATAGAATATTATCAAATTTATGCATCTTTCAAAATTGATTCTTCTTTAGCTCAAGATGAAGATTTCATTAATTCTTTTGAAAGAGTTAATGAAGCTATTACACTTGAAGATAGCGAAGCTTCTATATTAATTGCTCCAGCAAAAGTAGTTAATTCTGAACATGATGTAAGTTATTTATTGCTTGTTGTTGGTTTGAGTGTTGCATTTGCTTCTGCATTCTTCTTACTTAGATATGGTATTTATGTTTTCTTAACATATTTGCTTTCCGGCACAATTATCGGTGCAACTTCAATTGGTTTATTCTCTGCGTTGATGTTGCCTATGACACCATTTGTTGTCTTTGGATTACTTGCTATTACCGCCATTACAAGCATTATCTTTGTTGCGTTATTTGATCGCAATAGAGAAAATAATAAGTTGTTAGGAAAGAAGATTACTTTTGAAGGACGTGTTTCTTCAATGGAAGAATCTTTAGCTTTCGCTCTTCCAAATTCAATTGCTCTTGCTGGAAATACCTTAGTTGGTTCTATCTTAGTTATTTTATGCACAAGCATTTCTAGCTTGATGAGTTCTTATCTCATTTTGACTATTGGTGTTGTTTTAGGAACAGCTTATATCATTGCTTTCGCTCCATCATTCTATTTATTTGTTCGTGCACACATCAAATATAAATCTATTGATTTCTCTAAGTTATTCATGAAATTTAAGAGAAAGAAAAAGGCAGTTGTTGTCAATGAAAATGAACCTCATGAAACAATTGTTATGGGATTAAATGATTTCCGTTAA
- a CDS encoding unknown (no significant homology to UniProt) → MKKMRKKIIISFYDLLLYGIFLASMIVTIVILSVKSIIDWSWIFNPNVFLALRNGSPFDIIFGIIIVLFLFVRHFKVNYNTAEFYYFPFTTSWYKVSHNIDANWNQKIILSEIKDIEIVKLTKEEKRTKVFYKHWFNKYLKINLISGSTKYVYVGNYTNSQIQKIINLMTINSMNDIYE, encoded by the coding sequence ATGAAGAAAATGAGAAAGAAAATAATAATATCTTTTTACGATTTATTGTTATATGGAATTTTTTTGGCTTCAATGATAGTTACTATTGTAATACTATCTGTTAAGTCTATCATTGATTGGTCTTGGATATTTAATCCTAATGTTTTTCTAGCACTACGAAATGGTAGTCCGTTTGACATTATATTTGGCATTATAATAGTTTTGTTCTTATTTGTTAGACATTTCAAAGTTAATTATAACACAGCTGAATTTTATTATTTTCCTTTTACAACAAGTTGGTATAAGGTGAGTCACAATATTGATGCTAATTGGAATCAAAAGATAATTCTTTCAGAAATAAAAGATATTGAAATAGTTAAGCTCACAAAAGAAGAAAAGCGGACGAAAGTCTTTTATAAACATTGGTTTAATAAATATTTAAAAATTAACTTAATATCAGGTTCTACTAAATATGTCTATGTTGGAAATTATACAAATTCTCAAATTCAGAAAATTATTAATTTAATGACTATTAATTCAATGAATGATATATATGAATAA
- a CDS encoding unknown (no significant homology to UniProt): MKKGVLAFNQFNWGISKVDVFGIVLNVGLDIFDSIQRGVSSKGIMLGTALTAAKSVGLIYLDKVIIYGATAIGNCFGPGGAVVGFAVGVVIASVVNIIFGGILDNLIDRIEK; this comes from the coding sequence ATGAAAAAAGGAGTCCTTGCATTTAATCAATTTAATTGGGGTATTAGTAAGGTAGATGTTTTTGGTATTGTATTAAATGTTGGTTTAGATATATTTGATAGTATTCAAAGAGGAGTAAGTTCAAAAGGAATAATGTTAGGTACAGCATTAACTGCAGCTAAAAGTGTCGGCCTTATTTATTTAGATAAGGTAATTATATATGGCGCAACTGCAATAGGAAATTGTTTTGGTCCAGGCGGAGCTGTAGTAGGATTTGCTGTTGGCGTAGTTATTGCTTCTGTAGTAAATATAATTTTTGGCGGAATATTAGATAATTTAATTGATAGGATTGAAAAATAG